GCGGGGCTACGAGGGTGGTTTCATCGAGCACTACCTGGAACCACTGATCTACCCCGCCGGGTTGACGCCCGGTATCCAGCTCGGGCTCGGCGCCCTGGTGCTGCTGATCAACCTGGTGCCTTACGGGCTGCTGCTGTGGCGCTTAAGGCGTCGCCCGTGACCCGCTCACAGAGCCTGGTTAGCGGCGGATTTGCCCCGATCATTCACCCCCGTGATTCAAGGATGGCGGGACCATCGCCTTCGCTACACTCCTGCCCATCCACCGCACACACAGAAAGGCACCTCACCATGCACAACCGCATCATGATTACCGGCGCCGGTTCCGGGCTCGGTCGCGAAATCGCCCTGCGCTGGGCGCGCGAAGGCTGGAAACTGGCCCTCTCCGACGTCAACGAGGCCGGCCTGGCGGAGACCCTCAAACTGGTCCGGGAGGCCGGTGGCGATGGCTTCACCCGGCGTTGCGACGTCCGCGACTACAGCCAGCTCACCGCCCTGGCCCAGGCCTGCGAGGAGAAGCTCGGCGGCATCGACATCATCGTCAACAACGCCGGCGTGGCCGCTGGCGGCTTCTTTGAGGAACTGTCCCTCGAAGACTGGGACTGGCAGATCTCCATCAACCTCATGGGCGTGGTGAAGGGCTGCAAGGCCTTCCTGCCGCTCCTGCAGAAGAGCCAGGGGCGCATCATCAACATCGCCTCCATGGCGGCCCTGATGCAGGGACCGGCCATGAGCAACTACAACGTGGCCAAGGCGGGCGTCGTGGCGCTCTCGGAGAGCCTGCTGGTGGAGCTGAAAGGGGAGGGCATCGGCGTTCATGTGGTCTGCCCGTCGTTCTTCCAGACCAACCTGCTGGATTCCTTCCGCGGCCCCACCCCGGCCATGAAGGCCCAGGTGGGCAAGCTGCTGGAAAGCTCCCCCATCAGTGCCGCCGACATCGCCGACACCATCTACCGCGAGGTGTCCGAGGGCGTCTTCATGATCCTGCCCCATGAGCAGGGGCGCCTGGCCTGGGGCCTGAAGCAGAAGAACCCGCAGATGCTCTACGACGAGATGACCAGCATGTGCGAGAAGATGCGCGCCAGGCAGCGCTCGCTGGCCTGAGCGGGCTGTCCGCTCGGTCAGTTTTCAGGGCGCCCAGGGTTGCCCTGAGGCGGGCCGGGGGAGTAGGGTTTTTCCCCCGGCCTCATCGCCCACCCGGATGGATCCTCAGTGAAACCCCTCTCCCGCGCCTGGCTGCTGCTGGCGCTAGTCCTCGCTGCCATCAACCTGCGTCCCGGTATCACCTCCCTCGCGCCGCTGATCGAGCGGATCGCCCACGAACTTTCCCTGAGCCGCAGCCTCATCAGCCTGACCACGGCCCTGCCGGTGCTCTGCATGGGCCTGCTGGCTCCCCTGGCGCCGCGACTGGCGGTGCGCTTCGGCCTGGAGCGGGTGGTCGCCGCCTGTCTCGGGCTGATCGGCGTCGCCCTGCTGGCGCGCCTGGGCAGCCACGCCAGCGAGGTACTGATCGGCAGCGCCATCTTCCTTGGTGCGGGCATCGCCGTGGCCGGGCCGCTGTTGTCCGGGTTCATCAAGCGTCATTTCCACGATCGCATGGGCCGGGTGGTGGCCTGGTATTCCCTGAGCATGACCATCGGCGGTGCCGGCGGCGCGGTGCTGACCCCGCCGGTGACCCAGTGGCTCGGTGATCAGTGGCACCTCGGCCTGGCCGCCTGGGCCTTGCCGGCGGTGCTGACGGCGTTGCTCTGGCTGTGCCTGCCGAACCAGTCGGACGCCACGGGCGAAGGCGAGTCGGGCGGCTTGCCCTGGACGGTGCCGCGAGCCTGGCTGGTCACCACGCTCTTCGCCCTCCAGGCCGGGTTGTTCTATGCCCTGGCCACCTGGCTGGTGGCCCGTTATCACGAGGCCGGTTTCAGCCTGCTGCGCAGCAACAGCCTGTTCAGCCTCTTCATGCTGGTGGGCGTGCCCAGCGCCTTCCTGCTGCCCTGGTTGGCCCAGCGCTTCGATAACCGTTACCTGTTGCTGCTGCTCTGCAGTGTGGTCAGCAGCCTCTGCCTGGCGATGATCACCTTCCAGCCGACCCTGCTGCCCGAGGTCTGGGCGGCCCTGCTGAGCCTGGGGTTGAGCGGCTCATTCGCGTTGTCCATGGTGCTGCCGCTGTACGAGGCCGGCTCGCCCCTGGCGGTGAGCCGCTGGACCGCGATGATGCTCTGCGCCGGTTACAGCCTGGGTTGCCTGACCCCGGTGCTTGCCGGGCTGGGGCGTGACCTGGCCGGCAACTATCAGGTGCCCTTCATGGTGATCACCGGGCTGGCGCTGGTGATGTGCGTGATCGCCTGGCGGCTCGGCCAAGGCCGGCGCTGAGACTTCGAGGCAGTTCCTTTCTCCCGTGGCGCTCCTGTGTTAGAAGGCTGCCACCGTTTTCCTGGAGTGCCCGCGTGGAGTCCGAATCCATCGTCTATGGCTGCATCCGCGACTGGCCGTCCCCGGACGACCAGGAGCTGCGGTTGCGCCGCGACCACAACCACCGGGTACTGGACAGCCTGTCCCGTGGCGAGGCCTGGCCCTTCCTTGGCCGCGAGATGTTCGCCTGCTGCGAGCAACCCGGGGCGGGCCTGTTCCAGACCCAGGTGATCCATTTCGGCGCCAGCTACCCCGCGGTGGAGTATGAGTGGAACCTGTGGGTCGGTGAGTTCGAGGCCTTGCTCCGGCGGCTTTACTGGAGCAGCGCGGTGGTTCACCTGGAGACCGAGCTCAACGGCATCCATACCTTCCGCTGGGAGAGCGAGCAGGGCTTCCATGGCCCCGAGGAGGGCAATCTCCGGGTCCGTTGTGCCTGGGAGCGCGAGGGCGGCGTGAACGGCTGAGGGTTTCGTCGCCGTTGTCGGTCCTGCTGCGCGCCGTCCCTTTCAACGGCGCGGGGACGCTTCGCGACGAGCGGACTGGCGGATTGCCT
This genomic window from Pseudomonas furukawaii contains:
- a CDS encoding MFS transporter, which encodes MKPLSRAWLLLALVLAAINLRPGITSLAPLIERIAHELSLSRSLISLTTALPVLCMGLLAPLAPRLAVRFGLERVVAACLGLIGVALLARLGSHASEVLIGSAIFLGAGIAVAGPLLSGFIKRHFHDRMGRVVAWYSLSMTIGGAGGAVLTPPVTQWLGDQWHLGLAAWALPAVLTALLWLCLPNQSDATGEGESGGLPWTVPRAWLVTTLFALQAGLFYALATWLVARYHEAGFSLLRSNSLFSLFMLVGVPSAFLLPWLAQRFDNRYLLLLLCSVVSSLCLAMITFQPTLLPEVWAALLSLGLSGSFALSMVLPLYEAGSPLAVSRWTAMMLCAGYSLGCLTPVLAGLGRDLAGNYQVPFMVITGLALVMCVIAWRLGQGRR
- a CDS encoding SDR family oxidoreductase, with product MHNRIMITGAGSGLGREIALRWAREGWKLALSDVNEAGLAETLKLVREAGGDGFTRRCDVRDYSQLTALAQACEEKLGGIDIIVNNAGVAAGGFFEELSLEDWDWQISINLMGVVKGCKAFLPLLQKSQGRIINIASMAALMQGPAMSNYNVAKAGVVALSESLLVELKGEGIGVHVVCPSFFQTNLLDSFRGPTPAMKAQVGKLLESSPISAADIADTIYREVSEGVFMILPHEQGRLAWGLKQKNPQMLYDEMTSMCEKMRARQRSLA